In Mytilus trossulus isolate FHL-02 chromosome 6, PNRI_Mtr1.1.1.hap1, whole genome shotgun sequence, a single window of DNA contains:
- the LOC134721239 gene encoding uncharacterized protein LOC134721239: protein MVEDQDYQYEEMLSQSERKDQNLESDIDMVEREIKRKNERIIELELMLEEKQDWFNLKSQMVKKLEGELNYVHARHPERFTFDDAGTSLVPKSLEQTLKDLEREEREEAFRTKYMPVYHRETEIFRKYGQYPTNVSYFTEVSMASEFLKKKYLEAFGECFSFDYKKKSFPLKQDPIPRKHIRPSQSSFIQREGNRKFLVSGHLGETELLPAVTEACDLERFSEIPANKSLTGLDDLKVTYAIENLTRDKNSEYDEDCDWKDMTSINIAYDLKFDKQVNFDENRKNCDDTPIKFGIMKNESVGKNWGQGGESLNMWRTRPKLGRPNSPRPSNDKKQADRANVVELINGNNQFNTLSGTVKKLPTETLKEHGLKKSLSMESVFEGDGTKMRPNFEWRMGDECVSLEKYINVYTRNPEELYEAVKKRAIEKEEEEDYEENELYHEEIKASLIGIDETKMKSNLRILDKFIREEEEKEKAKSQLKQVKTLNADEAIDGTLNEKIRVDEENTVLQPDQTKSCYEDIDGTDGVGVEKKLKTSFGIIEEIKVSLISTDKAKIESNLRILDNLIKGEEKKEKEKLQLKQVHIENADQAAVDVTGISDEKEIIVLPLDQTGSCCEDTDGTNEVGYEKTINTCFDIIFEKPKKRMSKPKLSSEKRKTANLMPDVIDRNIKRNENKDDVKLEEKKINTSFEILFEKPKRHTKPKLSSENRKTFNLKPNVTDQNIKSNGNIEDVKLEEKKVNTSFEIMFDSPLKKRTKPKLTSGGRKAKFQIDEKKDKSHDNEQKEDATTDDSQVAVENVGSAYKEEHALKPNVSFDVFFESPKKLKPKPKLSFIKRKQENETKCKSDVSKVLKGEKHAKLPIVPIRTTVEKLSNRGNLGGKVTKGKIARKVTSDVIRKDDNDIRFRFSFLHGTTIIPSRIPVMVRRFDEKNMSLTDLNKEKPRFDSARSIPVRVLRITKTCPMSARSYPESKISVRRGTDIKINSTGNAKSPNGDDRRSPRKRERGTKLPRITKKSRIPVRIKGFVWNTNESEDKRKTDERRRSLAALSRIPIPKDKIHRPSDCIIPRLDPNEHLPQIFHSYLKREEQVKIPEANRNLVSATPMTIGEKGERTCPCSTSAFLQLPAIHTKNAMVNTSHPVSTPGLNRSTQKRRKESLDENRILSPSVMGKLPPIVCRSDTYVNRPLSASGLTILPPINSTSKTTEMERPMSSVRLSTLLTAFANTEPRPLSACGSPKVPPIIDGNTFEMYRPTSSLSGYALLPPIPSYKRGSVEDDKVPVEESNRSRGN from the coding sequence gtcaGAACGGAAAGACCAAAATCTTGAGTCAGACATTGATATGGTTGAAAGagaaatcaaaagaaagaatgAGAGAATCATCGAATTGGAATTAATGCTAGAAGAAAAGCAAGATTGGTTCAATCTGAAGTCTCAAATGGTAAAGAAGCTTGAAGGTGAACTTAATTATGTTCATGCTCGTCACCCAGAACGTTTTACCTTTGACGACGCCGGAACAAGCTTGGTACCTAAATCATTGgaacaaacattaaaagatCTCGAGCGAGAAGAGAGAGAAGAAGCATTCCGTACAAAGTACATGCCCGTTTATCATAGAGAAACGGAAATATTCCGTAAATATGGACAATACCCAACTAATGTCTCGTATTTTACTGAGGTATCTATGGCATCAgaatttttaaagaagaaatatttAGAGGCGTTTGGCGagtgtttttcttttgattacAAAAAGAAGTCTTTTCCATTAAAACAAGACCCTATCCCTCGTAAACACATCAGACCATCTCAGTCATCGTTTATACAGCGAGAGGGTAACAGGAAATTCTTAGTTTCCGGTCATCTTGGTGAGACAGAGCTACTCCCAGCTGTCACAGAGGCATGTGATCTGGAAAGGTTTTCTGAAATTCCAGCAAACAAGTCTTTAACCGGGTTGGATGATTTAAAAGTTACGTATGCAATAGAAAATTTAACCAGGGATAAGAATAGTGAATATGATGAAGATTGCGACTGGAAAGACATGACATCGATAAACATTGCCTATGACCTCAAATTTGATAAACAAGTCAACTTTGATGAGAATAGAAAGAATTGCGATGATACTCCTATAAAATTTGGAATCATGAAAAATGAATCAGTCGGGAAGAACTGGGGACAAGGTGGAGAAAGTTTGAATATGTGGAGGACAAGACCAAAGCTTGGACGCCCAAATTCACCACGACCATCTAATGATAAAAAACAAGCAGACCGTGCTAATGTTGTAGAATTGATAAATGGAAATAATCAATTCAATACTCTGAGTGGAACAGTCAAAAAACTTCCAACTGAAACATTGAAAGAACATGGTCTGAAGAAATCTTTAAGCATGGAATCCGTATTTGAAGGAGATGGTACAAAAATGCGCCCAAATTTCGAATGGCGGATGGGCGACGAATGTGTTTCCTTAGAAAAGTATATAAATGTGTATACTAGAAATCCAGAAGAATTGTACGAAGCTGTTAAAAAACGGGCTATTGAAAAAGAGGAAGAAGAAGACTACGAGGAAAATGAATTGTACCATGAAGAAATCAAAGCTAGTCTTATCGGTATCGATGAAACTAAAATGaagtcaaatttaagaattttagATAAGTTTATaagagaagaagaagaaaaagaaaaagctaAATCACAACTGAAACAAGTCAAAACTCTGAATGCTGATGAGGCAATAGATGGCACccttaatgaaaaaataagagTCGATGAGGAAAATACAGTTCTGCAACCTGACCAAACCAAAAGTTGTTATGAGGATATAGACGGTACAGATGGAGTCGGTGTTGAGAAGAAATTGAAAACTAGCTTTGGCATAATTGAAGAAATCAAAGTTAGTCTAATCAGTACCGATAAAGCTAAAATTGAATCAAATTTGAGAATTTTGGATAATCTGATAAaaggagaagaaaaaaaagaaaaagaaaaattacaactGAAACAAGTCCACATTGAGAATGCTGACCAGGCCGCCGTAGATGTTACTGGAATAAGCGACGAGAAGGAAATAATAGTTCTGCCACTAGACCAAACCGGAAGTTGTTGTGAGGATACAGACGGTACAAATGAAGTTGGTTATGAGAAGACAATTAATACTTGTTTTgacataatttttgaaaaaccaaaGAAAAGAATGTCTAAACCCAAACTCTCCTCCGAGAAAAGAAAAACCGCCAACCTGATGCCTGACGTGATAGACCGGAATATTAAGAGGAATGAAAACAAAGACGATGTAAAACTGGaggaaaagaaaattaatactagttttgaaattttgtttgaaaaaccAAAGAGACATACTAAACCCAAACTATCCTCGGAAAATAGAAAAACCTTCAATCTAAAGCCGAACGTCACAGACCAGAATATTAAGAGCAATGGAAATATTGAAGATGTTAAACTGGAGGAAAAGAAAGTTAATACTAGTTTTGAAATTATGTTTGACAGTCCACTCAAAAAAAGGACTAAACCAAAACTCACTTCTGGTGGAAGAAAGgcaaagtttcaaattgatgaaaagaaagataaaagTCATGATAACGAACAAAAAGAAGATGCAACAACTGATGACAGTCAAGTTGCTGTTGAAAATGTTGGTAGTGCATACAAAGAAGAGCATGCATTAAAGCCAAATGTAAGTTTTGATGTCTTTTTCGAGAGTCCCAAGAAACTGAAACCTAAACCAAAGCTGAGCTTTATCAAAAGAAAGCAGGAAAACGAAACAAAATGCAAAAGTGACGTTAGCAAAGTCCTAAAAGGAGAGAAGCATGCGAAATTGCCTATAGTACCTATTAGAACAACTGTGGAAAAACTATCAAATAGAGGAAATCTCGGAGGAAAAGTTACAAAGGGAAAAATCGCGAGAAAGGTAACTAGTGACGTCATCAGGAAAGATGACAATGACATTAGGTTCCGATTCTCATTTCTCCATGGCACCACTATTATCCCAAGCAGAATCCCTGTTATGGTTAGGAGATTTGACGAAAAAAACATGTCTTTAACCGATCTAAACAAAGAGAAGCCACGCTTTGATTCTGCCAGAAGTATTCCTGTCCGTGTATTGAGGATTACTAAAACATGCCCGATGTCTGCAAGATCGTACCCGGAGAGCAAAATATCAGTTAGACGAGGAActgatattaaaatcaatagCACAGGAAATGCTAAAAGTCCGAACGGTGATGATAGAAGATCGCCTAGAAAGAGAGAGAGAGGTACAAAATTGCCCAGAATCACAAAAAAATCTAGAATACCGGTCCGAATAAAGGGGTTTGTTTGGAATACGAACGAGAGTGAAGACAAGCGAAAAACAGATGAACGTAGACGCTCACTTGCAGCTTTAAGTAGAATTCCAATTCCAAAAGATAAAATACATCGTCCTAGTGACTGCATAATACCAAGACTTGATCCGAATGAACATTTACCACAAATATTTCATAGTTATTTAAAGAGAGAAGAGCAAGTTAAAATTCCCGAAGCAAATCGAAATCTTGTTTCCGCTACTCCCATGACCATAGGCGAGAAAGGCGAAAGAACTTGTCCATGTTCAACATCAGCATTCCTGCAGTTACCGGCAATACATACCAAGAATGCAATGGTAAACACAAGTCATCCTGTATCAACACCAGGATTAAATCGTTCCACACAGAAAAGACGAAAGGAATCCTTAGATGAAAACAGAATATTGTCACCTTCTGTTATGGGAAAGTTACCACCAATCGTCTGCAGAAGTGACACGTATGTAAACCGACCATTGTCAGCCTCTGGATTAACAATACTTCCGCCAATAAATAGTACAAGCAAAACAACGGAAATGGAACGTCCGATGTCGTCTGTAAGGTTATCGACGTTGTTAACCGCCTTTGCGAATACAGAACCCCGACCTCTATCGGCATGTGGATCACCAAAAGTTCCTCCAATTATAGATGGCAATACGTTCGAAATGTATCGTCCTACGTCATCATTATCTGGGTATGCACTACTTCCACCTATTCCAAGTTATAAGCGAGGCTCAGTTGAAGACGATAAAGTACCAGTTGAAGAATCAAACCGATCGAGAGGAAACTGA